The following coding sequences lie in one Chelonia mydas isolate rCheMyd1 chromosome 6, rCheMyd1.pri.v2, whole genome shotgun sequence genomic window:
- the LOC114020221 gene encoding uncharacterized protein LOC114020221 produces MESMEKWHKDFIAFKLLDKKCNSKRNGVTGLIVKHLEKTFKMPSSLQLSSSVALSQHCTGSCPNLMMNRNEALNRRPDNVSPAPQLPTRKHRTLCFSLSSDGDGHSDGLVSQGWRRSLQAQMEQAHSGGTASSTGSLERASLFCASRSNSSSSSTLSSPVGPLTKAKSSSRFSLFSPPSWNSSAELDSNPQSCSSSKKSRNYSQRGGAKPEEPSDPKPGGPEYFNFSEPVIARVMDCIYLGNLNAAYCGRVLCRNNIDSIIDMSSLPSNCSLSVIPCTCSRGGLRHSWSRLKVDIQGPLNGECPALREPCFWDINECIEASLEKRKRVLIHCLDGYSLAPTCVIQYLMVKHNMRLMAAYEFVRARYPLNIRECHRDMLVGLERSLQPGDVDMERLKHSMSRKVAWT; encoded by the exons GCTTgattgtaaagcaccttgagaaAACCTTTAAGATGCCCAGCTCCTTGCAGCTCTCCTCCTCGGtggctctctcccagcactgcacaG GCTCCTGTCCAAACTTGATGATGAATAGGAACGAAGCGCTCAATCGAAGGCCTGACAATGtgtcccctgcaccccagctgcccACCAGGAAACATCGAACGCTCTGCTTTTCGCTCTCGTCGGATGGGGATGGCCACTCTGATGGCCTGGTGTCCCAGGGgtggcggaggagtctgcaggcTCAG ATGGAGCAGGCTCACAGTGGAGGAACAGCCAGCAGCACAGGGTCTCTGGAGCGGGCgtcccttttctgtgcctctAGATCCAATTCTTCCTCTAGTTCTACCCTGTCCAGTCCAGTGGGTCCACTCACCAAAGCCAAATCCTCCAGCCGGTTCTCCCTGTTCTCTCCGCCATCTTGGAACAGCAGTGCCGAGCTGGATTCCAACCCTcagtcctgctccagctccaAGAAGTCCCGCAACTACAGCCAGAGGGGGGGTGCGAAGCCTGAGGAACCCAGCGACCCAAAGCCAGGAGGACCGGAATACTTCAACTTCTCGGAGCCGGTCATCGCCAGGGTGATGGACTGCATCTACCTGGGGAACCTCAATGCGGCCTACTGCGGGAGGGTACTGTGCAGGAACAACATCGACAGCATCATCGACATGAGCAGCCTGCCCAGCAACTGCAGCCTGAGTGTCATTCCATGCACATGCAGCCGAGGAGGGCTCCGGCACAGCTGGTCCCGCCTCAAGGTGGACATCCAGGGCCCCCTGAATGGGGAATGTCCTGCCCTGAGGGAGCCTTGCTTCTGGGACATCAATGAGTGCATTGAAGCCTCTCTGGAGAAGAGGAAGCGGGTTCTCATCCACTGCCTGGATGGCTATTCCCTGGCCCCTACCTGTGTCATCCAGTACCTGATGGTGAAACACAACATGAGGCTGATGGCAGCTTATGAGTTTGTGAGGGCCAGGTACCCGCTGAACATCCGTGAGTGCCATCGGGATATGCTGGTGGGCCTGGAGagatccctgcagcctggagaTGTGGACATGGAGCGCTTGAAGCATTCCATGTCCCGGAAGGTAGCATGGACTTAA